The following coding sequences are from one Primulina eburnea isolate SZY01 chromosome 15, ASM2296580v1, whole genome shotgun sequence window:
- the LOC140815012 gene encoding uncharacterized protein, which translates to MGNPNLGQSDQTAPVLTHFSHPHPLKFSNAVVSDHCSACKLVGSGAVYSCTLCSFTLHKKCYDLPQKIKHEFDQSHVLSLQPKPVYPEGVFKCDACGIQGDGFSYHCSPCGTDLHSICASLPMTLTHNSHQQHQLSLTFSAPYAGNAFSCDICKRVGSKTWLYRCNLCEFDVHLTCVVKIPSSTIHKHQMFPQSPQKNLPRSISEPTNMHPSANSGVYGVTRPPHHSASLGNPQNQFVATPYPAAAMGQPYTAATMGQPYPAAVTPMSSVPYNNFTRPPANHGAVGPSNGLGNLILGNMANGIASGIAQATAQAVIQEFTGGGSGGAGGGMGIVNHVDATGGGAGTTDGSLYAEGGYVGTDVGYDAGGGDASHY; encoded by the coding sequence ATGGGGAATCCAAACCTCGGACAATCCGATCAAACAGCGCCGGTCCTCACCCATTTCAGCCACCCACACCCCTTGAAATTCTCAAACGCCGTAGTTTCTGATCACTGCTCCGCCTGCAAACTCGTGGGCTCCGGTGCCGTTTACTCCTGCACACTCTGCAGTTTCACCCTCCACAAGAAATGCTACGATTTGCCTCAGAAGATCAAGCACGAATTCGACCAGAGCCATGTTCTTTCTCTGCAGCCAAAGCCCGTTTACCCGGAAGGAGTTTTCAAGTGCGACGCCTGCGGGATCCAGGGCGATGGTTTCTCGTACCATTGCAGCCCTTGCGGCACTGATCTGCACTCGATCTGCGCGAGTCTGCCGATGACGTTGACTCATAACAGCCACCAGCAGCATCAGCTTTCGTTGACCTTCTCGGCACCATACGCGGGGAACGCGTTTTCTTGCGACATTTGCAAGAGGGTCGGGTCAAAAACATGGCTCTATCGCTGTAATTTATGTGAGTTTGATGTTCATTTGACTTGTGTGGTGAAGATACCAAGTTCCACGATTCACAAGCATCAAATGTTCCCACAATCTCCACAAAAAAACTTACCGAGATCGATCTCCGAGCCTACGAACATGCATCCATCGGCCAATTCGGGAGTTTATGGTGTGACGAGGCCGCCGCATCATTCTGCCAGCTTGGGGAACCCGCAGAATCAATTTGTAGCAACCCCATATCCAGCCGCGGCCATGGGGCAACCGTATACGGCGGCGACCATGGGTCAACCGTATCCGGCTGCGGTGACTCCGATGAGCTCCGTGCCATATAATAACTTTACTCGACCGCCAGCTAATCACGGGGCTGTTGGGCCTTCCAATGGATTGGGGAACCTAATCTTAGGAAATATGGCGAATGGTATAGCTAGCGGCATCGCTCAGGCGACGGCCCAAGCTGTGATACAGGAATTTACCGGTGGAGGAAGTGGCGGCGCTGGAGGAGGAATGGGCATTGTTAATCACGTGGATGCTACGGGAGGCGGCGCGGGAACGACCGATGGTAGTTTATATGCCGAGGGCGGCTACGTGGGAACAGATGTAGGCTACGACGCCGGCGGCGGAGATGCCTCTCACTATTAA
- the LOC140815127 gene encoding uncharacterized protein: protein MGRITSESPKETTTTHFSHPHPLKLCSYIPLQTPNLSSSCSGCKFQPSGLIYSCNVCSFFLHKKCFEMPMKITHPCHKDHAFTLLTQPAYADGMFKCDACGKNGDGFSYHCKPCGNDLHILCSAMPLSITHSSHVHKLELTFGSPYPTKDFCCDICKKVGSDHWIYRCNLCAFDAHLHCAKSVSPMNNMGFQPHQGSVPQVGATFTRSAPQPPQGYGPHYMAATPSFMQHNFVPPSPAAGIPAGFPVLQHNPYTVDRERNQLFLQYLQQIIQNNNAMTQAILAGGTTGLGAGGVAGLGGGFGGGMGGIGAGGLGGAGGGFGAGGFGADNGYQQLMQLYSSMNGGFGGGGGGQELLQALMNGGFGGGGGGLDLLQSLSGGGGGLDFLGGMLGGFGL, encoded by the coding sequence ATGGGCAGAATAACCTCTGAATCTCCCAAAGAAACAACAACAACCCATTTCAGCCACCCCCATCCGTTGAAGCTTTGCAGCTATATTCCTCTCCAAACCCCAAATTTATCATCTTCTTGTTCAGGATGCAAGTTCCAGCCTTCTGGTTTGATCTACTCTTGCAATGTTTGCAGCTTTTTCCTCCACAAAAAATGCTTCGAGATGCCCATGAAAATCACCCACCCTTGTCACAAAGACCACGCCTTCACCCTCTTGACGCAACCCGCGTATGCGGATGGGATGTTTAAGTGTGATGCTTGTGGGAAAAATGGCGATGGCTTCTCGTATCACTGCAAACCGTGCGGAAATGATTTGCATATACTGTGTTCCGCAATGCCTTTATCCATTACTCATTCCAGTCACGTTCATAAGCTTGAGCTTACGTTTGGATCGCCTTATCCTACTAAGGATTTCTGCTGTGATATATGCAAGAAGGTCGGTTCCGATCACTGGATTTATAGATGTAATTTGTGTGCGTTTGATGCGCATTTgcactgtgccaaaagtgtttCTCCTATGAATAACATGGGTTTTCAGCCTCATCAAGGGTCGGTGCCGCAGGTGGGGGCGACCTTTACTAGATCTGCTCCTCAGCCGCCGCAGGGATACGGCCCACATTATATGGCAGCAACGCCTTCCTTCATGCAACATAACTTCGTTCCACCGTCACCGGCTGCTGGGATTCCGGCAGGATTCCCGGTTCTGCAGCACAATCCGTATACGGTTGACAGAGAGCGCAATCAGTTGTTTCTTCAGTATTTACAGCAAATAATACAGAACAATAACGCTATGACACAGGCGATACTAGCTGGCGGCACAACCGGTCTTGGAGCTGGTGGCGTTGCCGGGCTTGGAGGAGGATTTGGCGGAGGCATGGGTGGCATTGGAGCTGGTGGTCTAGGTGGCGCCGGTGGTGGATTTGGTGCTGGTGGTTTTGGAGCTGATAATGGATATCAACAGTTGATGCAGCTCTACTCAAGTATGAACGGTGGTTTTGGCGGCGGCGGCGGAGGGCAAGAACTTTTGCAAGCATTAATGAACGGTGGTTTTGGCGGCGGCGGCGGAGGACTGGATTTATTACAATCTTTATCGGGAGGTGGAGGCGGTCTTGATTTCCTCGGAGGAATGCTCGGGGGATTTGGCTTGTGA